The nucleotide window CTGGGGGAAGCAGGTAAGCCCCAACTTTCCCAAACACTTGATTAGAACCCAATTCCAGAAATCCTGCCCCCCGTACCTCATGGCCAAGCTCTCTATCTCCTCCCTTTTGTACAGACCAAATAAGATTCTGCCCTTTTATCCTCAACAGCCTAGAGGCTTTGCAATATGAAGTAGTATTAATCGCTCAgattctgtgtctcttctctaGACGCACCTGATAACTTCCCTTGGGTTGAGAGTTCATTCTTACCACCCATATTTCACATCTTTTCTCCAGCTGCCAGCATCTTGCCGTCATGATTGGCACCAGACAGATTCCTTAGTAGTGGTAACTATATATGGCCAGATTCCACTTCCTGCGTTCAACTGGGTGAAGGCCAGTCAAACTGAGGTGAGGAATGTCTGATGCTGGACGGGAAGCTGGTGAATTGGGTGATACTACAATTTTACAGACAGAGTCATTGTCTGGAGTGGACATGTGGGCTCCATAATCCCCTCAGAGGAAGGTAGAGCTAGTAGGTTAGGGCTATCTGGCTGACCTGTGGATGTAGGGCTCACACCTCTGACCTGGTTCTCTGTTGTAATAACTTGTTCTGACCTTCTGGGATTGTTACTAcccatttaattattttctttcagcttcacGTCCACATTGTCTTTGATGGTAACCGTGTGTTCCAGGCACAGATGAAGCTCTGGGGGGTAAGTGAAGATAAGGGGCACAAGAGGGGGAGGCAGATGGGGTGAAAAGAAGGACCTGACTGGAATGAATAGAGGGTATCTTAAGGGATGGAATTATAGTGGGAAAGTGGAGGTTTCTCCTCATTTGCTTTGATATTCTTTCTCCCCCTttgcttcccttttttctctcccctcctcctctccttttttttctctcttactatATTGTTTTATTCCTCCCCTATCTTGTTTTGCCTACCTtacatctgtttatttttctttgtcattcatTACCATCCCACCCCTTTGATGtcctcattttctccttcttctgtgtTCCTCTAtattttcctcctcctcaggTCATAAACGTGGAGCAGAGCTCTGTTTCCTTGATGCCATCTCGGGTTGAAATCTCCTTGGTCAAGGCTGACCCGGGATCCTGGGCCCAGCTGGAGCACCCCGATGCACTAGCTGAGAAGGCTAAGGCAGGGGATGTGTTAGAGATGGATGAGGAAGAATCTGAGGATTcagatgatgatctgagctggacagaggaggaagaggaggaagcaatGGGGGAATAGTGACACCAGTCAAGTATCTAGATAGGACCTCAGTGGTTCCCTTAGAATCTCAAGAGACCAGGATATGGTTGGCCATGAGGAGTCATTGAGCAGCAGTAGGCTGAAGGAGGGGAGAACAAAGGTGTCCAAACCATGctgttttttcccttaaataaatCTTGTATTCTGCAGTTTCACATAGTGTTATTCTCTCACCTCACTAAGATTGTATTCATTCCCCCAACATCTGTGTGTCTTTAACACACGTGTGAAAACAAGCACATATACATTCAATCTGTTCTTCACAATCACCAGGTAATTTACTGAGTACTTAATGTGTGCCCAGTTGCACCTTAGGTGGTTTAGAGCTATCTGAGAACTGGAAAACTTATTTATTCCTCGCAGGAAAATTAGTCTGGCTGACAGGCTAATCTACATGAAATAACAATAAACATTATCAGCTTAACTGAATGTTACGTTGTGCAGTATAGTTATTAAGAGCTATAGGAGTTAAGAGAGAGTGAAGTGATTAATGTGGACTATAGTAGAAAAGGAAAGCTCCATGGAAGAACAtcttttaacagctttattgagataaaattcatataccatacaattcacccatttgaaGTATAAAATTTAGTGGTTTTTTTAGTATGCTCAGAGTTGTACAATCACAATcaattttcatcactccaaaaagaaaccctgtacccattagcaaTCACTACCAGTCCCCCCCCCCATACTCATAGCTGtgggcaaccactaatctactttctgcctctacggatttacctattctggatatttcatatgactggaatcatataatatgtggtcttttgtagAAGATTTCTTTCACTCATAAAGTTTTCATAGCTcgtccatgttgtaacatgtatcaatatttcttttatggctgaataatattccactgtatggatatatcacattatGTTTATTTTGTCAGTTGAGgtacatttgggttgtttttattattatgaataatgcttcgatgaacattcatatacaagtttttaggtggactgatattttcacttctcttggaaGTATCCAAGTATCTAGAAGTATAATTTCTGGGTCAAATCGTACCTTTAACCTTCTAAGAAACTgctagactgttttccaaagaggctgtgccattttacattcctttcaGCAATGTAGTTCcagtttcttcatatcctcaataacacttgttatttgtcctttttttaatggCCATCGTTCTGAGTGTGAAGTAGAATTTCATTATGGTTTCAACTGCATGTTCCCCATGggtaatgatgttgagcatcttttcatgtgcttattggccatttgtgtttttttttgttgttgttgtttttgttttgttttcttttttttttttttattggtgttcaatttactaacatacagaataatacccagtgcccgtcacccattcactcccaccccccgccctcctccccttctaccacccctagttcgtttcccagagttagcagtctttacgttctgtctccctttctgatatttcccacacatttcttctcccttcccttattttccctttcactattatttatattccccaaatgaatgagaacatataatgtttgtccttctccgactgacttacttcactcagcataataccctccaggccATTTGTgttcttatttggagaaatgtctattcacatcttttgcccatttgttaactgggttgtctttttattgagttCTAAGAATTTCTTTAACATGTTCTGGAGACAAGTCTTTTGTGAGATACAtgacttggaaatattttttcccattctgtgtttTGTCTTTCTACTTCCTTGATGGGGTCCTTGATGGtacacaaaagttttaaatttttataaagtctaatttattttttctttggtttcttacGTTTTTGACGTCATAGCCAAAAACCCATGGTTTAATATCAAGGCCATGAAGATTTGTTCCTatgttttctaagagttttatagttttatggttttacatttagttctttgatccatttggagttattttttgtatgtggcatgaggtaggggtccaacttTGTTTTTGAATGTGGATATCTacttgtcccagcaccatttgttgagaaggCTATTCTGTCTCCATTGGATTGTCTTGGCACCCTAgttgaaaatcaattggccaAAAATGTAAAGGATAAGAAATTTTGAGTTTTGAATGGAAATTTGTAGGAATGAGAAATTTGGATGGGTATGGAAGAGTGCGGAGAGCCAAACTGAGGccaggtgttttattttttaaaaagattttatttatttgagagagcgagagagaacatgagctgcgggagaggcagatggagaggaagagagagactctgCTGATcaggggctccatgctgggctctgtcccaggaccttgggatcatgatctgagccaaaggcagacacccaactgactgagccacccaggtacccctggaaagtattttattttcctttttgtgttttattttaaattccaaaagtAATACATTGTCACTGTAAAATACTCAATGCAGAAGTATATAAACAGTAAATGTTCTTCTTCCAATTCCTCCAAGCTTAGTCCCTTTGCTGTTTCTAACCACTGCTAATATATCAGATGGAGGATGTGTTTAAGGGAGAgaacaaaaagttaaatgtagCTAGATTGGGAGGAGACTAAAATTCTAGATGCAGGATTTTGAACAtgatttaaaagagagaattggggatccctgggtggcgcagcggtttggcgcctgcctttggcccagggcgcgatcctggagacccgggatcgagtcccacatcgggctcccggtgcatggagcctgcttctccctctgcctatgtctctgcgcctctctctctctctctctgtgactatcataaataaataaaaattaaaaaaaaataaataaaagagagaattgAATTCTATCTCTGAGACTAACAACACactaaattaattgaatttaaataaaatttataaagaaaaaggcagtatagacatttttaaaatgtagattcttctttttaaagattttttatgtattcatttgagaaagagagcacaagcaccagcaagggcagggacagagggagagagagaagcagactccctgctgagcagggagccccttgggagtgctcaatctcaggatcctgggatcatgacctgagctgaaggcagatgctaaactgactgagctacccaggtgcctctaaaatgTAGATTCTTAATCAAAGGAGTGATAATCTCTTTCTTGAGTCTCCTTTGAGTCAGATTTACCCACCCCCCTTCAACAGGGTGGCCAGGAATCTGGGTGATTCAGGCTCTAAGAAACATCAAACTAGAAAGCTTCACCAAGCCTCAAAATGATCTCAAGTTCTTTTCATAGCACCCATTGCTCTCAGTTCAGATTTAAGGAACATAATATCTCATTGGGAGCTACAGGTAAGATGGAGGTGGAAGAATGGACGTGGGCAGCAAAGGTAAGGGATCACAGGATAGCATGGCTGAGGATTTGGAGCTTGAAGCAAGATTAGAGGATATTGGAGAATGCATCTCTACCTCACAGAAAAGTTTGATCAGAGTTAAAGGGGCTTCCTGGACCTCCAGGATATTCCACATTTATGGCTCAtttctctgttctcattctatGTATTTGAAGTGCAAATAACATCTCCCCCTTGACCTGAACCCTTCAGATCCTTTCAAACCCTGGCAGCAggttatttttaatgtcatttttctatAGGTGAGTTGACATCAATAGGGGCTTtggtagacatttaaaaaatttagaggCATAGAATGTGTGTAGAAAAGTGCAGAAAGTGCATTGATCTTTAATGTACAACTTTTTTCTATCTTATCAAAATCAGGGGACCAGTAACTACCCAGAATTCCTGGAGAGGATGAAGGTGAGGAATCAAAAAGTTCAAGTAACCCTTGTATATAAACttgatatataaaatttcagGTTTACATAATTAATAAAGTAGTGTACTTATTTTATGTAGTACAAAGCCTAAAATGTAAGAAAGTTTCAAGCAGGtgcataacaataataataacaacaataaccaCAGCTACCATTTCTCATACAAACTAAcctgccaggcactatgctaagtgctttgcatgcattatctcatttacttccccacttcccaccatcaaatatacatatttgttcaAATTAGCACAAATCTTCTCCTTACCTCCTTTACACTTCTTATTTCTCTCCATTGTGCTTTGTTATCCTGTTCCTTCACACCTTCCTAGAAACTTTACACTATTAATTATCCTCTCTCTCCTGTTTATTCAACCTTTCCCTCTCAttgggcattttctttttttttttccattgggcaTTTTCATTGACATTTAAACAT belongs to Canis lupus familiaris isolate Mischka breed German Shepherd chromosome X, alternate assembly UU_Cfam_GSD_1.0, whole genome shotgun sequence and includes:
- the ITGB1BP2 gene encoding integrin beta-1-binding protein 2 isoform X5, coding for MALEQKELDQEPGAGLDSSLIRTGSSCQNPACDAVYQGPESDATPCTYHPGAPRFHEGMKSWSCCGIQTLDFGAFLAQPGCRVGRHDWGKQLPASCRHDWHQTDSLVVVTIYGQIPLPAFNWVKASQTELHVHIVFDGNRVFQAQMKLWGVINVEQSSVSLMPSRVEISLVKADPGSWAQLEHPDALAEKAKAGDVLEMDEEESEDSDDDLSWTEEEEEEAMGE
- the ITGB1BP2 gene encoding integrin beta-1-binding protein 2 isoform X4, whose protein sequence is MHPRSELPPKLLPLNISQALEMALEQKELDQEPGAGLDSSLIRTGSSCQNPACDAVYQGPESDATPCTYHPGAPRFHEGMKSWSCCGIQTLDFGAFLAQPGCRVGRHDWGKQLPASCRHDWHQTDSLVVVTIYGQIPLPAFNWVKASQTELHVHIVFDGNRVFQAQMKLWGVINVEQSSVSLMPSRVEISLVKADPGSWAQLEHPDALAEKAKAGDVLEMDEEESEDSDDDLSWTEEEEEEAMGE